The following coding sequences lie in one Spinacia oleracea cultivar Varoflay chromosome 1, BTI_SOV_V1, whole genome shotgun sequence genomic window:
- the LOC110803013 gene encoding cytochrome P450 86A1, with translation MDTMQMQVFIGIVAMVSVYMLWFSHLSKRLNTGPNLWPLIGSLPYLFKNRHRLHDWMAGNLRRTSGAATYQTCTIALPFLAYKQGFYTVTCHPKNIEHILRTRFDNYPKGPQWQAAFHDLLGQGIFNSDGETWLLQRKTAALEFTTRTLRQAMNRWVNRTIRTRLWKILETAENEKKPVDLQDLLLRLTFDNICGLTFGKDPMTLSPGLPDNPFSSAFDSATESTLQRLLYPGFLWRLKKIFQIGAEKRLQNSLQVVENYMSGALNARKENPSDDLLSRFMNKRDQNGNVFADDVLKRIALNFVLAGRDTSSVALSWFFWLVMNHPEIEAKIIDEISTVLKQTRGDDSEKWVREPLEFDEADKLVYLKAALAETLRLYPSVPEDFKYVVNDDVLPDGTIVPAGSTVTYSIYSVGRMKTVWGEDCMEFRPERWLSEPVSGSGYRFEPPKDGYKFVAFNAGPRTCLGKELAYLQMKSVASAVLLRYRLLPVPGHRVEQKMSLTLFMKNGLQVYVEPRELKGGASEVATCA, from the coding sequence atggaCACCATGCAAATGCAAGTCTTTATAGGCATTGTGGCCATGGTATCAGTCTATATGTTATGGTTCTCTCACTTGTCTAAACGTCTGAATACAGGTCCAAACCTATGGCCTCTTATTGGAAGCCTCCCATATCTATTCAAGAACCGACACCGCCTCCATGACTGGATGGCCGGGAATCTCCGGCGAACCAGTGGGGCCGCCACATACCAAACATGCACCATAGCCTTACCTTTCTTGGCATACAAGCAAGGGTTTTACACGGTTACGTGCCACCCCAAAAATATAGAGCATATTCTTCGTACTCGGTTCGATAATTACCCCAAAGGCCCACAATGGCAAGCAGCCTTTCATGATTTACTAGGCCAAGGCATTTTTAACAGCGACGGTGAAACTTGGCTTTTACAACGTAAAACCGCTGCCCTAGAGTTTACTACAAGGACTCTACGTCAAGCCATGAACCGGTGGGTGAACCGGACTATTAGAACCCGGCTATGGAAGATTTTGGAAACCGctgaaaatgagaaaaaacCGGTTGATTTACAAGACTTGCTTCTTAGGCTTACTTTCGACAATATTTGTGGGTTGACTTTTGGGAAGGACCCGATGACTTTATCACCGGGTCTACCCGATAACCCGTTTTCATCGGCTTTTGACTCAGCTACCGAGTCTACCCTCCAGAGGCTACTATACCCAGGTTTTTTATGGAGGTTAAAAAAGATATTTCAAATAGGAGCTGAAAAAAGATTACAAAACAGCTTACAAGTTGTGGAAAATTACATGTCAGGAGCACTTAACGCAAGAAAAGAGAACCCTTCTGATGATCTACTTTCAAGGTTCATGAACAAGAGAGATCAAAACGGCAACGTTTTCGCCGACGATGTCCTTAAACGCATCGCTTTGAACTTCGTCCTAGCTGGGCGTGACACGTCATCCGTTGCCCTGAGCTGGTTCTTCTGGCTTGTGATGAATCACCCTGAGATTGAAGCAAAGATCATCGATGAAATATCAACGGTTCTTAAGCAGACACGTGGCGACGACTCCGAAAAATGGGTCCGTGAACCACTTGAGTTTGATGAAGCTGATAAACTGGTTTATCTCAAGGCCGCATTAGCTGAGACTTTACGATTATACCCCTCCGTCCCGGAGGACTTCAAGTACGTTGTAAACGACGACGTTTTGCCAGATGGGACTATAGTTCCAGCGGGGTCCACAGTGACGTACTCGATCTACTCCGTAGGGAGAATGAAAACGGTTTGGGGAGAAGATTGCATGGAGTTTAGACCGGAGAGGTGGTTGAGTGAACCGGTATCTGGTTCAGGTTACCGGTTTGAACCGCCAAAGGATGGGTATAAGTTTGTGGCCTTTAATGCAGGCCCAAGAACTTGTCTAGGGAAAGAGTTGGCTTACTTGCAGATGAAATCTGTGGCTTCTGCTGTGTTGCTCCGGTACCGGTTATTGCCGGTTCCCGGTCATCGGGTGGAGCAGAAGATGTCTTTGACTCTGTTTATGAAGAATGGACTCCAGGTTTATGTTGAGCCTAGAGAGCTCAAGGGTGGTGCTAGTGAAGTGGCTACCTGTGCGTAG
- the LOC110803025 gene encoding sodium-dependent phosphate transport protein 1, chloroplastic isoform X1, protein MNAETFLITNSLSLSASLTSPKLPEFKCRRRFSFRFLWPEIHRPPSKFRNCVTAELRNISGKRRNFGKVWADVKPKPFEVSSDSAVTESVKLRDALNDAVLEEKWWEHFPRRWVIVILCFSAFLLCNMDRVNMSIAILPMSAEYGWNLTTVGLIQSSFFWGYLLTQVAGGIWADTLGGKAVLGFAVVWWSIATILTPVAAKLGLPFLLVVRAFMGVGEGVAMPAMNNMLSKWVPVSERSRSLALVYSGMYLGSVTGLAFSPYLIHTFGWPSVFFSFGSLGTVWFAAWLSKASNSPLEDPSLRPAEKKLILSSSLSKEPIKSIPWKLILSKRPVWALIVCHFCHNWGTFILLTWMPTYYHQVLKFNLSDSGLLCVVPWLTMAVSANLGGWIADSLVSKGYSVTTVRKIMQTIGFLGPAFFLTQLSHVDSPGMAVLCMSCSQGTDAFSQSGLYSNHQDIAPRYSGILLGLSNTAGVLAGVLGTAATGYILQHGSWDNVFEVSVGLYLVGTVVWNLFSTGEKILD, encoded by the exons ATGAACGCCGAAACGTTTCTCATCACAaattcactttctctctccgcTTCCTTAACGTCTCCGAAGCTTCCAGAATTTAAATGTCGTCGGCGCTTTTCTTTTCGGTTTCTCTGGCCGGAAATTCACCGACCGCCATCGAAATTCCGGAATTGTGTGACTGCAGAACTGCGAAACATTTCGGGGAAAAGGAGGAATTTCGGGAAGGTGTGGGCAGACGTAAAGCCTAAGCCGTTCGAGGTGTCTAGTGACTCGGCTGTCACTGAGTCAGTGAAGTTACGTGACGCGTTAAACGACGCCGTTTTGGAGGAGAAATGGTGGGAGCACTTTCCCAGACGATGGGTTATTGTGATTTTGTGCTTCTCCGCCTTTCTCTTGTGTAACATGGATCGA GTAAATATGAGCATTGCAATACTTCCGATGTCAGCTGAGTATGGCTGGAATTTAACGACTGTTGGTTTGATACAGTCTTCTTTTTTCTGGGGCTATCTTCTTACACAG GTAGCAGGGGGTATATGGGCAGACACTCTTGGTGGCAAGGCTGTGCTTGGGTTTGCTGTAGTTTGGTGGTCTATTGCTACAATCCTTACTCCTGTTGCTGCAAAGCTTGGATTACCTTTCTTACTAGTCGTCCGTGCTTTCATGGGCGTTGGCGAG GGTGTTGCGATGCCTGCCATGAACAACATGCTCTCAAAATGGGTTCCAGTGTCAGAGAGAAGTAGATCGTTGGCACTGGTGTATAGTGGAATGTACCTTGGATCTGTAACAGGCTTGGCGTTTTCACCATATCTAATACATACTTTTGGTTGGCCTTCGGTTTTTTTCTCCTTTGGTTCTTTAGGAACTGTTTGGTTTGCAGCGTGGCTGAGTAAG GCAAGTAACTCGCCACTTGAAGATCCTTCACTGCGTCCTGCAGAGAAAAAGCTGATTCTCAGCAGCAGCTTATCCAAAGAGCCGATTAAGAGTATTCCATGGaaattaattttgtcaaaacgACCTGTTTGGGCTCTGATTGTGTGTCACTTCTGTCATAATTGGGGAACATTTATTTTACTTACATGGATGCCAACATATTATCACCAG GTGTTGAAATTTAATCTTTCAGATTCTGGTTTGCTTTGTGTTGTGCCTTGGCTTACAATGGCAGTATCTGCAAATCTCGGTGGTTGGATTGCAGACTCACTTGTGAGTAAAGGTTATTCTGTGACAACAGTTCGAAAG ATTATGCAAACAATTGGTTTCCTCGGACCTGCTTTTTTCTTAACTCAGTTGAGCCATGTTGATTCACCTGGAATGGCTGTTCTTTGCATGTCCTGCAGCCAG GGAACTGACGCGTTCTCACAATCTGGCCTATATTCAAATCATCAAGACATAGCCCCTCGGTACTCT GGGATCTTATTAGGCCTTTCAAACACTGCTGGTGTGCTGGCGGGCGTCCTGGGAACAGCAGCCACTGGCTATATATTGCAACACG GTTCTTGGGATAACGTGTTCGAGGTATCAGTTGGGCTGTATTTGGTTGGAACTGTAGTCTGGAACCTTTTTTCAACAGGTGAAAAGATCTTGGATTAA
- the LOC110803025 gene encoding sodium-dependent phosphate transport protein 1, chloroplastic isoform X2, which yields MSIAILPMSAEYGWNLTTVGLIQSSFFWGYLLTQVAGGIWADTLGGKAVLGFAVVWWSIATILTPVAAKLGLPFLLVVRAFMGVGEGVAMPAMNNMLSKWVPVSERSRSLALVYSGMYLGSVTGLAFSPYLIHTFGWPSVFFSFGSLGTVWFAAWLSKASNSPLEDPSLRPAEKKLILSSSLSKEPIKSIPWKLILSKRPVWALIVCHFCHNWGTFILLTWMPTYYHQVLKFNLSDSGLLCVVPWLTMAVSANLGGWIADSLVSKGYSVTTVRKIMQTIGFLGPAFFLTQLSHVDSPGMAVLCMSCSQGTDAFSQSGLYSNHQDIAPRYSGILLGLSNTAGVLAGVLGTAATGYILQHGSWDNVFEVSVGLYLVGTVVWNLFSTGEKILD from the exons ATGAGCATTGCAATACTTCCGATGTCAGCTGAGTATGGCTGGAATTTAACGACTGTTGGTTTGATACAGTCTTCTTTTTTCTGGGGCTATCTTCTTACACAG GTAGCAGGGGGTATATGGGCAGACACTCTTGGTGGCAAGGCTGTGCTTGGGTTTGCTGTAGTTTGGTGGTCTATTGCTACAATCCTTACTCCTGTTGCTGCAAAGCTTGGATTACCTTTCTTACTAGTCGTCCGTGCTTTCATGGGCGTTGGCGAG GGTGTTGCGATGCCTGCCATGAACAACATGCTCTCAAAATGGGTTCCAGTGTCAGAGAGAAGTAGATCGTTGGCACTGGTGTATAGTGGAATGTACCTTGGATCTGTAACAGGCTTGGCGTTTTCACCATATCTAATACATACTTTTGGTTGGCCTTCGGTTTTTTTCTCCTTTGGTTCTTTAGGAACTGTTTGGTTTGCAGCGTGGCTGAGTAAG GCAAGTAACTCGCCACTTGAAGATCCTTCACTGCGTCCTGCAGAGAAAAAGCTGATTCTCAGCAGCAGCTTATCCAAAGAGCCGATTAAGAGTATTCCATGGaaattaattttgtcaaaacgACCTGTTTGGGCTCTGATTGTGTGTCACTTCTGTCATAATTGGGGAACATTTATTTTACTTACATGGATGCCAACATATTATCACCAG GTGTTGAAATTTAATCTTTCAGATTCTGGTTTGCTTTGTGTTGTGCCTTGGCTTACAATGGCAGTATCTGCAAATCTCGGTGGTTGGATTGCAGACTCACTTGTGAGTAAAGGTTATTCTGTGACAACAGTTCGAAAG ATTATGCAAACAATTGGTTTCCTCGGACCTGCTTTTTTCTTAACTCAGTTGAGCCATGTTGATTCACCTGGAATGGCTGTTCTTTGCATGTCCTGCAGCCAG GGAACTGACGCGTTCTCACAATCTGGCCTATATTCAAATCATCAAGACATAGCCCCTCGGTACTCT GGGATCTTATTAGGCCTTTCAAACACTGCTGGTGTGCTGGCGGGCGTCCTGGGAACAGCAGCCACTGGCTATATATTGCAACACG GTTCTTGGGATAACGTGTTCGAGGTATCAGTTGGGCTGTATTTGGTTGGAACTGTAGTCTGGAACCTTTTTTCAACAGGTGAAAAGATCTTGGATTAA
- the LOC130459898 gene encoding uncharacterized protein encodes MGDEEVVDNRVLEPTQDPSTVYYIHPSDNNNHKFISEIFDGENYSSWKRSMIIGLSTKNKMSFVDGTLPMPLTTDVTYKAWIRCNNLVIGWILGVLGPITKKSVFFYKTAREMWMDLEERYGQVSSTELYGIQEEISAVHQENEEIAEFFARIKVLWDQLDDVNPIPVCTCSGCVCNVTGKFVKIQQDYRLLQFLMKLKDEYKQVRSNVLMMQPLPTLTLAYRMLLQEQKHKQISEQSTANETFAFAADRRRLYDNKPTKNFNQIGFQSQNNKVGYQGDRNGGKQMVGYKRNFNNLNCEHCKKSGHTIERCYKLHGYPADFTFNNQRRFANFVQGDNSRGDLDNGGHYQDENITATFTREQYTKLMSILDDSKEVAMPSSTAQMKADDNNTSGAYFAGSHLTPGNCSW; translated from the exons ATGGGGGACGAAGAAGTTGTTGATAATAGAGTTTTGGAACCAACACAAGACCCTAGTACAGTCTACTACATCCATCCTAGTGATAATAACAATCACAAGTTTATTTCTGAAATTTTTGATGGTGAGAATTACTCTTCTTGGAAGAGATCTATGATAATTGGATTGTCTACTAAGAATAAGATGAGCTTTGTTGATGGCACCTTGCCTATGCCTCTTACTACTGATGTTACTTACAAAGCATGGATTAGATGCAACAATCTCGTGATTGGATGGATTTTGGGAGTCTTAGGACCAATTACAAAGAAGAGTGTGTTCTTTTACAAGACTGCTAGGGAGATGTGGATGGATTTGGAAGAACGATATGGTCAAGTATCATCTACTGAATTGTATGGAATACAAGAGGAAATTAGTGCTGTGCATCAAGAAAATGAGGAGATAGCTGAATTTTTTGCAAGGATTAAGGTTCTTTGGGACCAACTTGACGACGTTAATCCAATTCCTGTTTGTACTTGTAGTGGTTGTGTGTGTAATGTGACTGGAAAGTTTGTTAAGATTCAGCAAGATTACAGACTTCTTCAGTTTTTGATGAAACTCAAAGATGAGTATAAGCAAGTTAGAAGCAATGTTTTGATGATGCAACCTCTGCCTACCTTGACTCTTGCATACAGAATGCTGCTACAAGAACAAAAACACAAGCAAATCAGTGAACAATCAACTGCTAATGAAACATTTGCCTTTGCTGCTGATAGAAGAAGATTATATGACAATAAACCTACTAAGAATTTCAATCAGATTGGTTTTCAGTCTCAGAATAACAAGGTTGGTTATCAAGGAGATAGAAATGGAGGAAAGCAAATGGTTGGTTATAAGAGAAATTTCAATAATCTGAACTGTGAGCATTGTAAGAAGTCTGGCCACACTATCGAGAGGTGCTACAAATTGCATGGTTATCCAGCTGACTTCACATTCAACAATCAGAGAAGATTTGCTAATTTTGTTCAAGGAGACAATTCTCGTGGGGATTTGGATAATGGTGGACATTATCAGGATGAAAATATTACTGCAACCTTTACAAGGGAACAATATACCAAGTTGATGAGTATTTTGGATGATTCAAAGGAAGTGGCAATGCCAAGTTCAACAGCTCAAATGAAGGCAGATGATAACAACACGAGTGGAGCATATTTTGCAG GGTCCCACCTTACACCGGGAAATTGTTCTTGGTAA